In Thioalbus denitrificans, one DNA window encodes the following:
- a CDS encoding TusE/DsrC/DsvC family sulfur relay protein encodes MEFNINGKVVETDSEGYLTDLNQWSEELATAIADKEGLQLDESHWEVINFLRTSFHDTGTVPNMRQLTKAFTKAFGPEKGSSKYLYGLFPYGPAKQACRIGGLPKPTGCV; translated from the coding sequence ATGGAATTCAATATCAATGGCAAGGTTGTCGAGACCGATTCGGAGGGTTACCTGACGGACCTGAACCAGTGGTCCGAGGAGCTGGCCACGGCCATCGCCGACAAGGAGGGCCTGCAGCTGGACGAGTCCCACTGGGAGGTGATCAACTTCCTGCGCACCAGTTTCCACGACACCGGGACGGTGCCCAACATGCGCCAGCTCACCAAGGCCTTCACCAAGGCGTTCGGTCCGGAGAAGGGCTCCAGCAAGTACCTCTACGGCCTGTTCCCCTACGGCCCGGCCAAGCAGGCCTGCCGCATCGGCGGCCTGCCCAAGCCCACCGGCTGCGTCTGA
- a CDS encoding CDP-6-deoxy-delta-3,4-glucoseen reductase produces the protein MSHKVSVLPSGHSFTVEEGESILDAALRQGHAFPYGCRSGFCGDCKSKVVEGDVEYPDGTPPGLSETEALTGMALLCQAHPCSDLTLEAREVTEAADIPVRNLPCKVARKEQLCHDVVRLFLKLPEGERLQFLAGQYIDFLLKDGRHRAFSMANPPHDDDLIELHIRHVAGGEFTDYVFNQLEEKTVLRIEGPHGGFHLREESDRPIIFMAGGTGFAPIKSIIEHAVAEGIQRPMHLYWGVRARADLYLNELAEGWAARLPNFRYTPVLSDPAPEDDWSGATGYVHEVIAREHPDLSGHEIYTAGPPVMVEAGLHAFTAQGLPQERYYSDAFNLAMDGKKKEAGATG, from the coding sequence ATGAGTCACAAGGTTTCCGTACTGCCCAGCGGGCACAGCTTCACCGTCGAGGAGGGAGAATCCATCCTGGATGCCGCCCTGCGCCAGGGCCATGCCTTCCCCTATGGTTGCCGCAGCGGCTTCTGCGGGGACTGCAAGAGCAAGGTGGTGGAGGGTGACGTCGAGTATCCCGACGGGACCCCGCCCGGGCTCAGCGAGACCGAGGCGCTCACCGGGATGGCCCTGCTGTGCCAGGCCCATCCCTGCAGCGACCTGACCCTGGAAGCCCGCGAGGTGACCGAGGCCGCCGACATTCCCGTGCGCAACCTGCCCTGCAAGGTGGCGCGCAAGGAGCAGCTGTGCCACGACGTGGTGCGCCTGTTCCTCAAGCTGCCGGAGGGCGAGCGGCTGCAGTTCCTGGCCGGCCAGTACATCGATTTCCTGCTCAAGGACGGCCGTCACCGCGCCTTCTCCATGGCCAACCCGCCCCACGACGACGACCTCATCGAGCTGCACATCCGCCACGTGGCGGGCGGCGAGTTCACCGACTACGTGTTCAACCAGCTGGAAGAGAAGACGGTGCTGCGCATCGAGGGGCCCCACGGCGGCTTCCACCTGCGCGAGGAGTCCGACCGGCCCATCATCTTCATGGCCGGAGGGACCGGTTTCGCCCCCATCAAGAGCATCATCGAGCACGCCGTGGCCGAGGGCATCCAGCGCCCCATGCACCTCTACTGGGGCGTGCGGGCACGGGCCGATCTGTACCTGAACGAGCTGGCCGAGGGGTGGGCCGCGCGGCTGCCCAACTTCCGCTACACCCCGGTGCTCTCGGACCCGGCCCCGGAAGACGACTGGAGCGGCGCCACCGGCTACGTGCACGAGGTGATCGCCCGCGAGCACCCCGACCTGTCGGGCCACGAGATCTACACCGCCGGACCGCCGGTGATGGTGGAGGCGGGCCTCCATGCCTTCACCGCCCAGGGCCTGCCCCAGGAGCGCTACTACTCCGACGCCTTCAACCTGGCCATGGACGGTAAGAAGAAGGAGGCCGGGGCCACCGGCTGA
- the argH gene encoding argininosuccinate lyase encodes MQDQGSTSKLWGGRFSESTDAFVQAFTASVEFDRRLYRHDIAGSIAHATMLARAGVLTEAERDLIIEGLAAIREEIEHGEFPWSTALEDVHMNIEARLTDRIGAAGKKLHTGRSRNDQVATDIRLWLREEIDALLAEIRRLQEGLLGLAEREAATVMPGFTHLQTAQPVTFGHHMLAWFEMLERDHGRLTDARRRVNVMPLGAAALAGTSYPIDRAYTAELLGFDAPAENSLDAVSDRDFAIEFCAAAALVMTHLSRFSEELVLWASAQFDFIDLPDRFCTGSSIMPQKKNPDVPELVRGKTGRVNGHLVGLLTLMKSQPLAYNKDNQEDKEPLFDTVDTLKGSLRAYADMVPAIRVKAGAMREAARRGFSTATDLADYLVRRGLPFRDAHEVVGKAVAHGVASGRDLAEMDLDTLRGFSAAIGEDVYAVLTLEGSLAARDHLGGTAPDQVRAAIARARGRISR; translated from the coding sequence ATGCAAGACCAAGGCAGCACTTCCAAGCTCTGGGGGGGGCGCTTCAGCGAGTCCACCGACGCCTTCGTGCAGGCGTTCACCGCTTCGGTGGAATTCGACCGGCGCCTCTACCGCCACGACATCGCCGGCTCCATCGCCCACGCCACCATGCTGGCCCGGGCGGGGGTGCTGACGGAGGCCGAGCGCGACCTCATCATCGAGGGGCTGGCCGCCATCCGCGAGGAGATCGAGCACGGCGAGTTCCCCTGGTCCACGGCGCTGGAGGACGTGCACATGAACATCGAGGCGCGCCTCACCGACCGCATCGGGGCCGCCGGCAAGAAGCTGCATACCGGGCGCTCGCGCAACGACCAGGTGGCCACCGACATCCGCCTCTGGCTGCGGGAGGAGATCGACGCCCTCCTGGCCGAGATCCGGCGCCTGCAGGAGGGACTGCTGGGACTCGCGGAGCGGGAGGCGGCCACGGTGATGCCCGGCTTCACCCACCTGCAGACCGCCCAGCCGGTCACCTTCGGCCACCACATGCTGGCCTGGTTCGAGATGCTGGAGCGCGACCACGGCCGGCTCACCGACGCCCGCCGGCGGGTGAACGTGATGCCGCTGGGCGCCGCCGCCCTGGCCGGCACCAGCTACCCCATCGACCGGGCCTACACCGCCGAGCTGCTGGGCTTCGACGCCCCGGCGGAGAACTCCCTCGACGCGGTCTCCGATCGCGATTTCGCCATCGAGTTCTGCGCCGCCGCGGCGCTGGTGATGACCCACCTGTCACGCTTCTCCGAGGAGCTGGTGCTGTGGGCCTCGGCCCAGTTCGACTTCATCGACCTGCCCGACCGCTTCTGCACCGGCTCCAGCATCATGCCGCAGAAGAAGAACCCCGACGTGCCCGAGCTGGTGCGCGGCAAGACCGGGCGGGTGAACGGCCACCTGGTGGGGCTGCTGACCCTGATGAAGTCCCAGCCCCTGGCCTACAACAAGGACAACCAGGAGGACAAGGAGCCGCTGTTCGACACGGTGGACACCCTGAAGGGCTCGCTGCGGGCCTATGCCGACATGGTGCCGGCCATCCGGGTGAAGGCCGGGGCCATGCGCGAGGCGGCCCGGCGCGGCTTCTCCACCGCCACCGATCTCGCCGACTACCTGGTGCGCAGGGGCCTGCCCTTCCGCGACGCCCACGAGGTGGTGGGCAAGGCGGTGGCCCACGGGGTGGCCAGCGGCCGCGACCTGGCGGAGATGGACCTGGACACCCTGCGCGGCTTCTCCGCCGCCATCGGCGAGGACGTCTACGCTGTCCTGACCCTGGAGGGCTCGCTGGCCGCCCGCGACCACCTCGGCGGCACCGCCCCCGACCAGGTCCGCGCCGCCATCGCCCGCGCCCGGGGGCGGATATCCCGGTAA
- a CDS encoding RT0821/Lpp0805 family surface protein — MYKTKILATSVALSMAIGLGGCAYPPTKEQTGTVVGGALGGVLGAQVGKGSGRTAAIIVGTLAGAMIGGSVGRTMDEQDRRNAAYALESQRTNQPYSWRNPDSGNEYTVTPTRTYETAGTPCREFTTEAYIDGRRDTVYGTACRQPDGTWQMRN, encoded by the coding sequence ATGTACAAGACCAAGATCCTGGCCACCTCGGTGGCCCTCAGCATGGCCATCGGCCTGGGCGGCTGCGCCTATCCGCCCACCAAGGAACAGACCGGCACCGTCGTCGGCGGCGCCCTGGGCGGGGTGCTCGGCGCCCAGGTGGGCAAGGGCTCCGGCCGCACCGCCGCCATCATCGTGGGCACCCTCGCCGGCGCCATGATCGGCGGCAGCGTGGGCCGCACCATGGACGAGCAGGACCGCCGCAACGCGGCCTACGCCCTGGAGAGCCAGCGCACCAACCAGCCCTACAGCTGGCGCAACCCCGACTCGGGCAACGAGTACACGGTCACCCCCACCCGGACCTACGAGACGGCGGGCACCCCGTGCCGCGAGTTCACCACCGAGGCCTACATCGACGGCCGGCGCGATACCGTCTACGGCACCGCCTGCCGCCAGCCCGACGGCACCTGGCAGATGCGTAACTGA
- the soxZ gene encoding thiosulfate oxidation carrier complex protein SoxZ: MANTIKMRASLSGDVTTVKALMKHPMETGLRKDKKTGEAIPAHFIQEVVCEHNGKQVMLAEWGGSISQNPYISFMFKGAKAGDTLKLSWTDNKGESDSAEEAIK, translated from the coding sequence ATGGCGAACACGATCAAAATGCGCGCCAGCCTGAGCGGCGACGTGACCACGGTGAAGGCGCTGATGAAGCACCCCATGGAGACCGGTCTGCGCAAGGACAAGAAGACCGGCGAGGCCATTCCGGCCCACTTCATCCAGGAAGTGGTGTGCGAGCACAACGGCAAGCAGGTGATGCTGGCCGAGTGGGGCGGCTCCATCTCCCAGAACCCCTACATCTCCTTCATGTTCAAGGGCGCCAAGGCCGGCGATACCCTGAAGCTGAGTTGGACCGACAACAAGGGCGAGAGCGATTCGGCCGAAGAAGCCATCAAGTAG
- a CDS encoding thioredoxin family protein, translated as MIARLLLLIAALQAANLCAAELPEVTDLRAEARAARAGGVPILLLVSSEYCGYCRLVKQNFLIPMQGNRGYRDKVLFRELNLGRSVVVDFDGGNVSAVELASRYQATFTPTVLFLDAEGREVAPRVLGITSEAFYGGFLDEGIDTALARIRARVAEAAAAAPAGDGG; from the coding sequence ATGATTGCCAGATTGCTGCTGCTGATCGCGGCCCTGCAGGCCGCCAACCTCTGCGCCGCCGAGCTGCCGGAAGTGACCGACCTGCGCGCGGAAGCACGCGCCGCGCGCGCCGGGGGCGTTCCCATCCTGCTGCTGGTCAGCTCCGAGTACTGCGGCTACTGCCGGTTGGTGAAGCAGAACTTCCTGATCCCGATGCAGGGCAACAGGGGCTACCGCGACAAGGTCCTGTTCCGGGAGCTGAACCTCGGCCGGTCCGTGGTGGTGGACTTCGACGGCGGCAATGTCAGCGCCGTTGAGCTGGCCTCCCGCTACCAGGCGACCTTCACCCCCACGGTCCTGTTCCTCGATGCCGAGGGGCGCGAGGTCGCCCCCCGCGTCCTGGGCATCACCAGCGAGGCGTTCTACGGCGGTTTCCTCGACGAGGGCATCGATACCGCCCTGGCCCGGATCAGGGCGCGGGTTGCCGAAGCAGCCGCCGCAGCCCCGGCAGGTGACGGCGGCTGA
- a CDS encoding sigma-54-dependent transcriptional regulator: MKPTLLFIDDDPRAGELMLRFCADAPYGCRAFQDPAAALAWFREHGADIVVTDLKMPGLSGLELLEVLRREAPEVPVIMVTGYASVDSAMEAMKRGATDFIKKPYDMEELGLLVEKTLERARLRRENMLLRRQLSDERARFGMIGRGQAMQKVFHTIGKIADIRCHVIIQGESGTGKELAARAIHTSGSGAERPFVVIDCGSLTDTLLESELFGHEKGAFTGAVGTKQGLLEAASGGTVFLDEICNISDAMQTKLMRVVQEQQVTRVGGVRPTAIDVRFIAATNRNLDQMVREGRFRHDLYHRLNVVTINLPPLREHPEDVPLLVRHFIDHFNAQYHREVQGFDADSMQRLLGYDWPGNVRELRNLVERHIALADGPVLTLEGLAGSEATGAIDYDLPTLETLERRYLLKVLDHFEGNREKTARALGINKSTLWRKLQHYESGGG, encoded by the coding sequence ATGAAGCCCACGCTGCTGTTCATCGATGACGACCCGCGCGCCGGGGAGCTGATGCTGCGCTTCTGCGCCGATGCGCCCTATGGCTGCCGGGCGTTCCAGGACCCCGCGGCGGCGCTGGCCTGGTTCCGCGAGCATGGCGCCGACATCGTCGTCACCGACCTGAAGATGCCCGGCCTGTCGGGGCTCGAGCTGCTGGAGGTGCTGCGGCGCGAGGCGCCCGAGGTGCCGGTGATCATGGTCACCGGCTATGCCAGCGTCGACAGCGCCATGGAGGCGATGAAACGGGGGGCCACCGACTTCATCAAGAAGCCCTACGACATGGAGGAGCTGGGGCTGCTGGTGGAGAAGACCCTGGAACGGGCCCGCCTGCGGCGGGAGAACATGCTGCTGCGCCGCCAGCTCTCCGACGAGCGCGCGCGCTTCGGCATGATCGGCCGCGGCCAGGCCATGCAGAAGGTCTTCCACACCATCGGGAAGATTGCCGACATCCGCTGCCACGTGATCATCCAGGGCGAGTCGGGCACCGGCAAGGAGCTGGCCGCCCGCGCCATCCACACCTCGGGCAGCGGCGCCGAGCGGCCGTTCGTGGTGATCGACTGCGGTTCGCTCACCGACACCCTGCTGGAGAGCGAGCTGTTCGGCCACGAGAAGGGCGCCTTCACCGGCGCGGTGGGGACGAAGCAGGGGCTGCTGGAGGCGGCCTCCGGCGGCACCGTGTTCCTGGACGAGATCTGCAACATCTCCGACGCCATGCAGACCAAGCTGATGCGGGTGGTCCAGGAGCAGCAGGTGACCCGCGTGGGCGGGGTGCGCCCCACGGCCATCGACGTGCGCTTCATCGCCGCCACCAACCGCAACCTGGACCAGATGGTGCGCGAGGGCCGGTTCCGCCACGATCTCTACCACCGCCTGAACGTGGTCACCATCAACCTGCCGCCCCTGCGCGAGCATCCCGAGGACGTCCCCCTCCTGGTGCGGCACTTCATCGATCATTTCAATGCCCAGTACCACCGCGAGGTGCAGGGCTTCGACGCCGACTCCATGCAGCGCCTGCTCGGCTACGACTGGCCCGGCAACGTGCGCGAGCTGCGCAACCTGGTGGAGCGGCACATCGCCCTGGCGGACGGCCCGGTGCTGACACTGGAGGGGCTGGCCGGGAGCGAGGCCACCGGCGCCATCGACTATGACCTGCCCACCCTCGAGACCCTGGAGCGGCGCTACCTCCTCAAGGTGCTCGATCACTTCGAGGGCAACCGCGAAAAGACCGCCCGCGCGCTGGGGATCAACAAGTCCACCCTGTGGCGCAAGCTGCAGCACTACGAGTCGGGGGGCGGCTGA
- a CDS encoding uroporphyrinogen-III synthase, translating into MSEHGAGRPLAGIGVLVTRPEGQGEGLCAAIRAAGGEAFSFPVIAIRDPADPARLEALVDRLDSYDLAIFVSPNAVERALPRIRARWSRWPAGPRVAVVGRGSARALEGHGVAVDFCPEGRADSEGLLALPGLREMAGRRVVIFRGQGGREVLAEALRGRGAVVDYAESYRRALPEADPAPLLARWRDGAIQAAVVTSNEGLENLHALAGAAGRAPLLDTMLVVVSERAAERARQLGFRHPARVAGGADDAALLEALIAWRTVEKTPRQDARTPGRQGEQD; encoded by the coding sequence ATGAGCGAGCACGGGGCCGGGCGGCCGCTGGCGGGGATCGGGGTGTTGGTGACCCGGCCGGAAGGGCAGGGGGAGGGGCTGTGCGCGGCCATCCGCGCGGCGGGGGGCGAGGCCTTCTCCTTCCCGGTGATCGCCATCCGCGATCCGGCCGACCCGGCGCGGCTGGAGGCCCTCGTCGACCGCCTCGACAGCTACGACCTGGCCATATTCGTCAGCCCCAACGCGGTGGAGCGCGCCCTGCCGCGCATCCGCGCACGCTGGTCCCGGTGGCCGGCGGGGCCGCGGGTGGCGGTGGTGGGGCGGGGCTCCGCCCGGGCGCTGGAGGGGCACGGGGTCGCGGTGGATTTCTGCCCGGAGGGCCGGGCCGACAGCGAGGGGCTGCTGGCGCTGCCGGGGCTGCGCGAGATGGCCGGCCGGCGGGTGGTCATCTTCCGCGGCCAGGGCGGACGCGAGGTGCTGGCGGAGGCCCTGCGCGGGCGGGGCGCGGTGGTGGACTATGCGGAGAGCTACCGGCGTGCGCTGCCGGAGGCCGATCCGGCGCCGCTGCTGGCGCGCTGGCGCGATGGGGCGATCCAGGCGGCGGTGGTCACCAGCAACGAGGGGCTCGAGAATCTCCACGCCCTGGCGGGGGCGGCGGGACGGGCGCCGCTGCTGGACACGATGCTGGTGGTGGTGAGCGAACGGGCCGCGGAGCGGGCCCGGCAGTTGGGGTTCCGGCATCCGGCCCGGGTGGCGGGGGGGGCCGACGACGCGGCCCTGCTGGAGGCGCTCATTGCCTGGCGGACGGTCGAAAAGACTCCACGCCAGGACGCCAGGACGCCAGGGCGCCAGGGGGAGCAGGACTAG
- the hemC gene encoding hydroxymethylbilane synthase: MSKTTIRIATRKSLLALWQAEFVKRELERHHPGLEVELLGMTTKGDRILDAPLAKVGGKGLFVKELEQAMYDGRADIAVHSMKDVPVELPAGMALPVICAREDPRDAFVSPRFADLDALPEGARVGSSSLRRQCQVRARRPDLVVRDLRGNVQTRLGKLDAGEYDAIILATAGLLRLELEERIASRLPVEVSLPAIGQGAVGIECRADDTRLQELLAPLHHPETATVVAAERALNRRLEGGCQVPIAGYAVLEGDGLWLRALVGSPDGRTVIRGEVRGAPADAEALGTGLAEELLARGADRILRALE, from the coding sequence ATGTCTAAAACCACCATCCGCATCGCCACCCGCAAGAGCCTGCTGGCCCTCTGGCAGGCCGAATTTGTCAAGCGCGAGCTCGAGCGACACCATCCCGGCCTCGAGGTGGAGCTGCTGGGCATGACCACCAAGGGCGACCGCATCCTCGATGCGCCCCTGGCCAAGGTGGGCGGCAAGGGGCTGTTCGTCAAGGAGCTGGAGCAGGCCATGTACGACGGCCGCGCCGACATCGCCGTGCATTCCATGAAGGACGTCCCGGTGGAGCTGCCGGCGGGGATGGCGCTGCCGGTCATCTGCGCGCGGGAGGACCCGCGGGACGCCTTCGTCTCGCCGCGCTTCGCCGACCTGGACGCACTCCCGGAGGGGGCGCGGGTGGGCAGCTCCAGCCTGCGCCGCCAGTGCCAGGTGCGGGCCCGGCGGCCGGACCTGGTGGTGCGCGACCTGCGCGGCAACGTGCAGACCCGGCTGGGCAAGCTGGATGCCGGCGAGTACGACGCCATCATCCTCGCCACCGCCGGGCTGCTGCGCCTGGAGCTGGAGGAGCGCATCGCCAGCCGCCTGCCGGTGGAGGTCAGCCTGCCGGCCATCGGCCAGGGGGCGGTGGGCATCGAGTGCCGCGCCGACGACACCCGCCTCCAGGAGCTCCTCGCGCCCCTGCACCACCCGGAGACGGCCACCGTGGTGGCCGCCGAGCGGGCGCTGAACCGGCGCCTGGAGGGCGGCTGCCAGGTGCCCATCGCCGGCTACGCGGTGCTGGAAGGCGACGGGCTGTGGCTGCGTGCCCTGGTGGGCAGCCCCGACGGCCGTACCGTCATCCGCGGCGAGGTGCGCGGCGCCCCCGCCGACGCCGAGGCCCTCGGCACCGGCCTGGCCGAGGAACTCCTCGCCCGCGGCGCCGACCGGATTCTTCGGGCGCTGGAATAA
- a CDS encoding nucleotide pyrophosphohydrolase, with translation MTRDSLENLRRQLAEFALERDWDQFHSPKNLSMALIAEAAELVEHFQWLTQAQSKTLPAEKLEAVSLELADILLYTIRAADMLGVDLIKAAERKIAINHQRYPAHRVRGDARRASEYED, from the coding sequence ATGACCAGAGACAGCCTCGAGAACCTGCGCCGGCAGCTGGCGGAATTCGCCCTGGAGCGGGACTGGGACCAGTTCCACTCGCCCAAGAACCTCTCCATGGCCCTCATCGCCGAGGCCGCCGAGCTGGTGGAGCACTTCCAGTGGCTGACCCAGGCCCAGAGCAAGACCCTGCCGGCGGAGAAGCTGGAGGCGGTGAGCCTGGAGCTGGCGGACATCCTGCTCTACACCATCCGCGCCGCCGACATGCTGGGCGTGGACCTCATCAAGGCCGCCGAGCGCAAGATCGCCATCAACCACCAGCGCTACCCCGCCCACCGGGTGCGCGGCGACGCCCGCCGGGCCTCCGAGTACGAGGACTGA
- a CDS encoding sensor histidine kinase codes for MKGELPGMEVDDAGFLPDFCAVRSIFVLVVSAELLAFLLVLAGLPARGGWEELGLTSLFVQWVALAAAAVLCVARPALHRLRPAWVVVLCLGLVLVLTGLGSLLAVELLPEWIEAGEGRLAFLGRNLAIAAIVSILVLRYLYLQEEWRRRLRSEARARIEALQARIRPHFLFNSLNTIASLIRIDADQAERALEDLAELFRASLQHGVDVVPLADELALCRRYLEMEQLRLGDRLRVEWRIEGVPDTARVPLLTLQPLVENAVYHGIEPLAGGGVMTIRGGLERGRVCLWVSNPVPPAAAPHHDGNRVARDNIRARLRALYGGAACLEAAEREGVYEVRLCWPLGGGA; via the coding sequence ATGAAAGGAGAACTTCCCGGGATGGAGGTGGATGACGCCGGCTTTCTGCCCGACTTCTGCGCCGTGCGCAGCATCTTCGTGCTGGTGGTCAGCGCCGAGCTGCTGGCCTTCCTGCTGGTCCTGGCCGGATTGCCGGCCCGTGGCGGCTGGGAGGAACTGGGGCTCACCTCCCTGTTCGTGCAGTGGGTGGCGCTGGCCGCGGCCGCCGTGCTGTGCGTGGCGCGTCCCGCCCTGCACCGGCTGCGCCCGGCCTGGGTGGTGGTGCTGTGCCTGGGGCTGGTCCTGGTGCTGACCGGGCTGGGCAGCCTGCTGGCGGTGGAGCTGCTGCCGGAGTGGATCGAGGCGGGGGAGGGGCGGCTGGCCTTCCTGGGGCGCAATCTCGCCATCGCCGCCATCGTCTCCATCCTGGTGCTGCGCTATCTCTACCTGCAGGAGGAGTGGCGGCGGCGCCTGCGTTCGGAGGCCCGGGCGCGCATCGAGGCGCTGCAGGCGCGCATCCGCCCCCATTTCCTGTTCAACAGCCTCAATACCATCGCCAGCCTGATTCGCATCGATGCCGACCAGGCGGAGCGCGCCCTGGAGGACCTGGCGGAGCTGTTCCGGGCCAGCCTGCAGCATGGCGTGGACGTGGTGCCCCTGGCCGATGAGCTGGCGCTCTGCCGCCGCTACCTGGAGATGGAACAGCTGCGGCTGGGGGATCGGCTGCGGGTGGAGTGGCGCATCGAGGGCGTGCCGGACACGGCGCGGGTACCGCTGCTGACCCTCCAGCCCCTGGTGGAGAACGCGGTCTACCACGGCATCGAGCCGCTGGCCGGGGGCGGTGTGATGACCATCCGCGGCGGGCTCGAGCGGGGCCGGGTCTGCCTGTGGGTGAGCAACCCGGTGCCTCCCGCCGCGGCGCCGCACCACGACGGCAACCGGGTGGCCCGGGACAACATCCGCGCCCGCCTCCGGGCCCTCTACGGCGGCGCCGCCTGCCTGGAGGCCGCCGAGCGCGAGGGTGTCTACGAAGTGCGGCTGTGCTGGCCGCTGGGCGGCGGGGCATGA
- a CDS encoding LytR/AlgR family response regulator transcription factor, with the protein MRILVVDDEPLARARLCRLVERLDGCQVVGEAADGAAAVAAVARLEPEVVLMDIRMPVLDGLAAAEQLAELERPPAVIFTTAHEEHALAAFRARAVDYLLKPVRIERLAEALRHARRPLRSQLQALQTTEAGARTHLSVTVRGGVRRVAVADVAYFQAEQKYVTVACGERRYLIEESLKQLEEELGEQFVRIHRNALVSTAHLEALEKDALGRWSVRLRGQEERLGVSRRHLPGLRRLLRQPAP; encoded by the coding sequence ATGAGGATCCTGGTGGTGGATGACGAACCCCTGGCGCGCGCCCGGCTGTGCCGCCTGGTGGAGCGGCTGGACGGCTGCCAGGTGGTGGGCGAGGCCGCGGACGGCGCCGCCGCGGTGGCGGCGGTGGCGCGGCTGGAGCCGGAGGTGGTGCTGATGGACATCCGCATGCCGGTGCTGGACGGACTGGCGGCGGCCGAGCAGCTGGCGGAGCTGGAGCGGCCGCCGGCGGTCATCTTCACCACCGCCCACGAGGAGCACGCCCTGGCGGCCTTCCGGGCCCGGGCGGTGGACTACCTGCTCAAGCCGGTGCGCATCGAGCGGCTGGCCGAGGCCCTGCGCCATGCCCGCCGGCCCCTGCGCAGCCAGCTGCAGGCCCTGCAGACGACGGAGGCGGGCGCGCGCACCCACCTGAGCGTCACGGTGCGCGGCGGCGTGCGGCGGGTGGCGGTGGCCGACGTGGCCTATTTCCAGGCCGAGCAGAAGTACGTGACGGTCGCCTGCGGCGAGCGGCGCTACCTCATCGAGGAGTCGCTGAAGCAGTTGGAGGAGGAGCTCGGCGAGCAGTTCGTGCGCATCCACCGCAACGCCCTGGTGTCGACGGCGCACCTGGAGGCGCTGGAGAAGGATGCGCTGGGGCGCTGGAGCGTGCGCCTGCGGGGCCAGGAGGAGCGGCTGGGCGTCAGCCGCCGTCACCTGCCGGGGCTGCGGCGGCTGCTTCGGCAACCCGCGCCCTGA
- the soxY gene encoding thiosulfate oxidation carrier protein SoxY — translation MKRRVFLKGALASGSVALALGAGILTPRAVLAAWPQSAFEAKSVADALGALYGAGDAAASGDIEIKAPDIAENGAVVPVSVTAKMSGVESISIFAEGNNTPLTSSWKLGAGAEPYVSTRIKMAKTSNVIAVVQANGKTFQAGKEVKVTIGGCGG, via the coding sequence ATGAAGCGCCGTGTATTCCTGAAAGGTGCCCTGGCCAGCGGATCCGTCGCTCTGGCCCTGGGCGCAGGCATCCTCACTCCCCGCGCCGTGCTGGCCGCGTGGCCCCAGTCCGCCTTCGAGGCCAAGAGCGTCGCCGACGCCCTGGGCGCCCTCTACGGCGCGGGCGACGCCGCCGCCAGCGGTGACATCGAGATCAAGGCCCCGGACATCGCCGAGAACGGCGCCGTGGTGCCGGTGAGCGTCACCGCCAAGATGTCCGGCGTGGAGAGCATCAGCATCTTCGCGGAAGGCAACAACACCCCCCTGACCTCCAGCTGGAAGCTGGGTGCGGGCGCGGAGCCCTACGTGTCCACCCGTATCAAGATGGCCAAGACCTCCAACGTCATCGCCGTGGTGCAGGCCAACGGCAAGACCTTCCAGGCGGGCAAGGAAGTGAAGGTGACCATCGGCGGCTGCGGCGGCTGA